In one window of Arachis ipaensis cultivar K30076 chromosome B06, Araip1.1, whole genome shotgun sequence DNA:
- the LOC107648218 gene encoding cytochrome P450 76A1-like, whose translation MAGSETTSSTIEWALTELLCNRNCLIKVKSELNRVVGTARELEESDIEKLPYLQAVVKETLRLHPPIPLLVPRRAIQDTKFMGYYIPKDTQVFVNAWAIGRDPDVWKDPLTFKPERFIFCDGGSKVDYKGQHYEFIPFGAGRRMCAGVPLAHRVLHLVLGSLLHRFDWELDSHVTPSTMDMRDKLGITMRKLEPLLAVPKLVAPS comes from the coding sequence ATGGCTGGATCAGAAACTACAAGCAGCACGATAGAGTGGGCACTCACAGAGCTTCTGTGCAACCGTAATTGCTTAATAAAGGTAAAATCCGAGCTCAATAGAGTGGTTGGAACCGCAAGGGAACTCGAAGAGAGTGACATAGAAAAGCTCCCATACCTTCAAGCTGTGGTGAAAGAAACACTTCGCTTGCACCCTCCCATTCCGTTGCTTGTTCCTCGAAGGGCCATTCAGGACACAAAGTTCATGGGATACTACATACCAAAAGACACGCAGGTCTTCGTGAATGCGTGGGCCATTGGAAGGGACCCAGATGTGTGGAAAGACCCTTTGACCTTCAAGCCTGAAAGGTTTATTTTTTGTGATGGTGGGTCAAAGGTAGATTATAAAGGTCAACACTATGAGTTCATTCCATTTGGTGCTGGGAGGAGGATGTGTGCGGGGGTCCCACTAGCCCACAGGGTCCTCCACTTGGTGTTGGGGTCATTGCTACATCGCTTTGATTGGGAGCTTGATAGCCATGTCACGCCATCAACCATGGATATGAGGGACAAATTGGGAATTACAATGAGGAAGCTTGAGCCCTTGCTTGCAGTGCCGAAGCTTGTTGCTCCATCATGA